The following DNA comes from Silurus meridionalis isolate SWU-2019-XX chromosome 14, ASM1480568v1, whole genome shotgun sequence.
CGGCGAACGCATCTGCGCCAATCAATCAGCTACTGGACCACTTGGTGGGCGTGGCGTGGATACGTGAAGGGGGCGTGGTCGTGGCGCAAAAGGCGGGGCGCGAGCTGATGTTTGAAATGCATAAAGGCAAAAAACATCTGAACGCATAACTATTCATCTTTactaaaagctttttttccacGCATGCGCGCGCACAAACACGCAAACTAGGTGTACTACAGTATTGCACTCTGTTGTATCTCCACCTTATTTTCCTCCTACACCAGTCAGAGAGATCAGCAGTGTGTgaaatgtgattggctgaattTTTGCTTTGCGTTCATCCGATTGGCTAAGCGTCATGTCAGCTGGGATTTGGCAACTCGTGAGGAACGTGACTCGTTTTAAACAGCTGGCTTCCTTACTTAAATAATCAGCTTCCTTTCACATAGATGTAGATCTTATCCTGTGCCAGTTGCTGTGGACTGGAAGAGATGGAAAGTAAtgagttactgtacttaagtagatttgtcTAGTATAAGTACTTCACTTAgttttggtgacatgatcaatactTGTTACTGCATGTCTTTTTCTACctctggtgtattatttcctggttCTCACAAACCACAGAtgaagcaaggcagaaggcaacatgTGTATGAGACAGAGggggtcagtgatgtaaacatgactcatgagacatttctgatcacctgatcctcatcatcatctgctttgcttgtgttttatatagtgGATTCTCAGCCTGGGtccattcattagataacaaaatgtgcaattcttttgtatttatatattatgatgtgaggtccagttaccagcatgacactaaaacaggtattAGTAATCGACATGTTTTACTTAAGGATGTACATGTCAGTGCCAAAACTtcttaacttgagtaaaaaagtatagtcagtacttacacttttactggagtctttttaaacatgagtatctgtattTCTACTTGATGGAAGAATGATCTGACTAGAAATGTTGTCTATATGTTTATTCTGACTTGCTGTAATGTCTGGTGAATTATTATCAAAAGTGACAAATTCATTGACAGTTAAAATACagagtaaaagacaaaaaacatggTTAGTAGTAAAGGCATTGGACATTGcacattagactttggatctgaaggttcaAATACGAgccacaacaagctgccactcctggtccccctgagtaaggccctcaACCCCATAGATAATCGGAGTATGTAAATAAAGTTTCCAGCCGACTGAGACCTGACAGTGAAACATGTTATACTTCTATATAGAGGGCacgttgtagctcagtggttaagaaatTGACCTGGTTTGGAAAATTGAAATCTCAGCACCATCAATCTGCCATTTCTGAGCCTTGAGCATGGCagttaactctcaactgctcagctgtaagtcactctggataagggcatctgctaaatgcaataaatgtaaatggaagtTCCATGGAAGTACCCAAAAGTACAGCGAATACACAATCTTTATAAATCTTCTGCCTCCTTGTGTAACAccaatcttttttatttgccGATCATTCCCttatccaccaccaccatcttcaAATGCCCAGGTTCTTTCCATTTAAATAAACGAATGGTTGCGATTCCGTCCATtgctattatatatttttttaatattatatgatTCACTCATGGCTGCTTCATCACCCTCTGTTTTTGACACATTTCTTACTCTTGGCAAATCACCCCCCAGGAATAAAATTGATTGTGTTCATTACTGCTTCAAGCAGGTTTTAATCACATATTAATTACTTCTTTAAATATACTGATTTGGCTGTATAgcacaaaaatatattgaatgtaTGACAGaaacacataataaaaaaggttaaaaggtaaaaaaacacGTCTCCGTCAGCTTTTTGATGGACTTAATGAAGAACCTACGATGTTTTTAGGTGTGTTGCATTGAGGAACAAAGCTGTGAGATACTGAAAGATGTGAAACACACTGCTTATCAATACTGCATGGCCAAAAATGACTTTCAGTAACACAGTTATGCATGAGGGACTGTGAAGATATATATTAAactccattttatttaaatataaataaaaaaaaaacactaaatataaatataaaaactgaaACTCCTGAGGTATCACTTTAatgtaaagattttattttattgttttagattattaaaaattacACTTGTAAAGTCATATAAGTTGCTAATATTTGATATATGTATAAGCGGTTAAgattctgggttactgatcagaaggtcggagGAGGTTAAAGCCCCAGTACTGCCAAGcttgctccaggggcactgtatcatggctgaccctgtgctgaTATATCCTGATATGGTGGAATATATGAAGAATGaatttctctgtgctgtaatgtttatttgacaaataaatgcattaatttaGCCTTGCATTTTAGAATtaatattgattaattaattgattgactGCATAAAACCCATACAAACGTGCTGCTTTGCCTTTTGGCTACTTTTGGAGTTCAGTATTTtgtggaagtggtagctcagcagttaaggctctgggctaATGATCAGAAGTTCAAGAGTTAAATCTGCTCCTTCCAAGCTTTGGACCTTTAACCCTCTTTGCTAGGAGATccaaagaaaaatatttcactgtactgtacggtatatgttaaaattaaatgcattaaattaattaagccttgcattttaaaattcatattgattgattaaaacatacaaaaatgtgCCTTCTGTTAGGgtttcaatacttttggaagCCGTGGctcaacaattaatgctttgggTTATTGATAAGAAGGTCGGAGTATGTAAAAACACAGCACTGCCCAGCTGTGactgttgggctcttgagctcttgagcaaggccctggaGGCCCTGGGCCCCACTCCATACCTGACCTTGTGCTCTAAGCACAACTTCCTGGTttgtaaagaaataattttgCTGTAATGAAAATGTGACCAATAAAGGCATCAAATTAATTTATCCTTGAATTTAGACTTGGAATTGATATTGATTCATTGAATTGTTAATTGATGGATTTAATTAACGATTAATCGTTTGATTAATCGTTCGATCGGTCGATTGATCGATTGCATAAAACCCGTGTGTccgcttttgtttttgtttctcaacCCACTCATCCAACAAGGCCGCTGACGCACatagaacaaccttctcctggaTTTGAACCAATCAGCGTGCAGCCTGGGGTCCTGCGTAATTTTGCCGGGAAAACGGAACTCGACTCGGTCTGTGAGTCCAACTGGCGGGAGATTGTTTCAGGTCAACAACGGATCAGTGGGCTCGCACTGACTAAACAAGGTATCTCCTTAAATATCATTTATTCGCTCATTTCTTACTATCATGCGACACTGAATTTTGTCTATCGCTCAGTTTCCTCGCGTGTTGCATATTAAATGTTATAAGCTAGCATGTTTTGATGTTGCTTGTAAAGAAATATATTCCACCCGTTTTCCGTCACTTCCAGTTTGATTGGGTAGTAACGTACTCTGTCCGGCATTTTGATTGGTTAGATTGTTCATTCTCGCACTCATGGTGAACTCTTGGCCAATCGCATTGCAGGAGGCGGGACTTGACGTTATATGGGTAGGAGAACGGGAACACGCTTTGCTAATATGGCTAAGCGGTTAGTTAACATCTTCGAGCAATTCTAAAGATGCAGCAAAgttaattgtattatatatatataaaaaatatttttgtttgtgcagAATCTAAATCAAGGTGGAAAACAGAGTCCCGTATAGAGAGAGGTGTGTTATGAATACCATTACATTTAGTTAGATTTGTGCATTAGATCAAATCAGGGAGAACTGCTTTTACATTACTGTTGTCATTTGTATCTGCAGGCATCACAAGAATGTTCATAGATGCCACTCATCGCCACTTTAAGTGCAGAGACGGGAAATTATTTTGGTGTATTATATGTATCTGAGACCTGGTTTGCATTGTTGCAtgcaaaaacaacataaaacatctCATATGTGATCCCCTTTCCACAACTATAGAATTAATAGGGAATCTATATCCCATAAGTGTATGGAGACTCGTGATCTTGTGAAGTctttccaccagattttgaagTATTATTAAAATCAGCCACTGATAGGAGGAGGAGAttgtctggggtgcagtcggcgtTCCAGTTCCACCCAAAGGTGGTgttggtgtccacaaacttttgcaagCAATAACAGCCCCATGTTCTTTTGGTTTTTCTGTAGCTTCTGAGGAATGGAGTTCAAGCGACGGAATGGAGGACCTTCAGGTGGCGGAGGCTCTCAGGCCAAAAAAGGCAAAATGGGCTCTGAGTGGGAGGACAGTCCATCGCTTTTTGAAGAAGAGCTTGCCCTGTTCgatgagatggagatggagatggaatcCCGGGAAGGCCAGGCGGGGCACGATGTCATCCCAGTGGGTAAGTGTCGTGTAAGTGTGCAAGACTGAGATGTTTGTGCAACGACTATGTAGTTGTTGACTCTCTCTGTTCTTCTCAGGTGATTTGTTTTCAGCGGATCTGAACCCACGCTGGCGGCGTCCGGCCCCGGCGCCTCTTCAGCCTGATGAAGACACGCTAATCTTCCAGCAGGTGGACCTGGACTATTATCTGGGTAAGTTTTGAAAGTGGGAGGAGTTCAAACTATTAGCATAACCAGAAACTCTGGAGTGTTGCCTTCATGTCGATTTGTCAATGTTCGATtttaccttattttttatttatcagcacatgtatgtatttatatggaTGGATTATATTCATTTGGAGACCAGTTTTGTGCAtgtgaggatggttccacatgaataTGAACAGACCTTGAAGGTCCATCAAGTTACTGAagaactcaagaactttgaggatggatttggatcgtgattaatatcagcagtctactacaatatacaatacatattAATGCgattgtttgtgtgcatgtaggTTCTGCTGTGGCCGGAATGCCAGGACAGTCCCAGGGGAAGGTTCCCGTGGTCCGAATGTTCGGAGTGACCGACGCTGGAAACAGCGTCTGCTGCCATATACATGGTTTTGCTCCTTACTTCTACGTTCCGGCTCCAGCTGGTGAGTCCATAATCGCTCCATTCTTCTCACTTTGATCgaacacacactaacagaaaTATTCCATGTGTTAACATTCATCGTCTTTCCTTCCCTTACTTTTGGGTGTCAGGCTTCACTAACGATCACCTGGTCGAGTTCCAGAAGGAGCTGAACTCTGCTGTGTTGAAGGACATGCGCTCCAACAAGGACAACATCTCCGTCACGGTGTTAGCGGTGGACGTTACACGCAAAGAGAGTGAGTCtcgtgttaagtgtgtgtgtgtgtgtgtgtgtgtgtgtgtgtgtgtgtgtgtgagagagaggttaTTCTAattcactctctgtctcttcatCATTGAGGTATGTACGGTTACCATGGCAACCGTTCACTGGATTTCCTGCGTATCACCATGGCGATGCCACGCCTGATCGCCCCGGCCAAACGTCTCCTGGAGCAGGGAATTAAGTTTGCTCACTTCACCAGTCAAAGCTACGCTGCGTACGAGGCCAACATCGACTTTGAGATCAGGTGAGGCATAGCGATGTGAAGAGTCAGTGCATGTGTTTGGATTAATGCAGTATAAGTGCGCTATGATTGGTTGGTTTGTGTGGTTCATGTTCCGGGTCTGTGTTTGATGTCAGATTCATGGTGGACGCTGGTGTAGTGGGGTGCTGCTGGATTGAGTTGCCTAAAGGGAAGTACAAACTAAGAGAGGAGAAGAGCGTAGGAGAGACCGACTCTCGAGAACCTGGCAAGGTAACGTTCCCTCAGAACATAAAAGCGTATTAAGGcgatacattttattttattacttcacTTATCTCCGTTTCATCATTCACACCCAACAcctcattatattatattccaCTCTTGTTCgtttatttctctctatctGTTTTTGTCCCTTCTCTGCCTCTTTTTGTCCACGTTCAACCTTGTTTTTCATtcacattctgtctctctctgtcttgctttttctttccttatgtCTATAaatttctctctgtctcctctttTATCTTGCGTTTTTCTTGTCTATCCatttgtttctctgtctgtcttttgtctctctcttccttaTTTGTCGTCTTCTGTCTTTGTTTCTCTACCTCTTTTttactctctttctgtctgtgacTTAATttctgtccctttttttttgtctttttatcattctttgtcttgtttttgtttttctttgtctctgttttttctttctgtctatctctccatctcagGTGTCTCTGTGTCAGTATGAGGTGGATATCGGATGGACAGACCTGATCAGTCACCCAGCGGAAGGGGAATGGCAGAGAATCGCTCCTCTCAGGGTCCTCAGCTTTGACATTGAGtgtgcagggagaaaaggttgatgctggacacacacacacacacacacacacacacacacacaatgttgtccCTTCTATTGTCATTAGGCAGTTCTCTCAATGCAGTTTTGTATGTTTAGGTGTGTTTCCGGAAGCTGAGGTGGACCCGGTGATTCAGATCGCGTCCATGGTGCAGCGTCAGGGAGAGAAGGAGCCTTTTATCCGCACTGTTTTTACCTTACAGAGCTGCTCTAGTATAGTGGGCTCACAGATCCTCTGCTTCACCCAAGAGAAGCAGCTACTACAGGTATACAACATATGGTCAAAAGTCAGGACACCTGAATTTTGTAGcccaaatatacaaatgtatttgtccttaaatgtacttaagtacccaaagtactatgatttattatggcttatAATGTTCCTAATATCATTATCAAAgattctttgcttaatcaactcggttcatgtgaaaagactgtTACTCTCAGCAAATCCAtcaattaatagaatgatattggacactgattgatatctattcaaattatcatgagcccaaaaccttctttttttttccaactacttaaaaaaaaaaaaaaagtcgtgcAAATATGACCACTGGTGTTGTGTttgttccatcatttattcctctcaaaatgttctgcctgCTGTTGAACTAATGTTGGTAATTAGTAGATACCACAAGTAAAAAACGTTGCGTTTgctctacactgattggtggattgctgcatgtttgaattaagtttttatccgcttataaataaaaaggaacgactgattttggaaatgtagtcgagtaaaaagtacgatatttgtaACAATAAAAGTCTCCGCAAATGGAAATTTGTTACTCTACTATTTAAATAGAGTAACATAGAAAACCtttattttcaaacatttttatgaccATTTTGCGGATGATTTTATTCTTCTGTGAGATCTTAATTTAGAAATGATTTATGtacttgaaaacatttaaatttatccTCAAATTATGTGCATTCGTTTAATCCATAGCTTGctggtttgtttgtgttttgttctcaGAGTTGGGCCGAGTTTGTGAGGACGGTGGATCCTGACATCATCACCGGCTATAACATTCAGAACTTTGACCTGCCATACCTGCTCAACAGAGCCGCTGCTTTAAAGGTGTGCTGGTGAATTTGTTGGCGGTCTGATTAACTCGGAAACTAAGATTCTAGTTGcatcatttgtgtgttttttttttttcctttccttcttccaTGTTTGTGTACAGGTGAATTATTTCCCCTATCTGGGCCGTATGAGGGGCATCAGGTCAGTGCTTAAAGACTCCAGTTTCCAGAGCAAGCAAATGGGCCGCAGAGAAAACAAAACCGTCAACATGGAGGGCAGAGTGCAGTTTGACCTTCTTCAGGTGAACGCACAAAATGCACACAGTTCATACACATGTTCTATTTAACAaaacataatacacacacagcatttttgtttttgtaagcTGACGCATGTTCTGTTGCAGGTCCTGTTGAGAGACTATAAGCTGCGCTCGTACACACTCAACGCCGTCAGTTTCCACTTCCTTCAGGAGCAGAAAGAGGACGTCCAGCACTCCATTATTACAGATCTGCAGGTCAGATGCAGGAAAACCAGtacagaagttttttttttttattaaacataaaccATTCTTAAAATTCAAGAATGCAATTTTGTATTGAATGCTGTACAAAGCAAAATGAATGCCTGACGATCTCCTCCCCTGCCCTGTGCATAGAATGGAAATGAGCAGACGAGGAGGCGTCTAGCCGTCTACTGTCTGAAAGACGCCTACTTGCCCCTGCGCCTGCTGCAGAAGctgatgtgtgtgattaatTACATGGAGATGGCCAGAGTCACGGGCGTGCCTCTGACCTACCTCCTTTCTCGAGGCCAGCAGATTAAAGTCGTGTCACAATTACTACGACAGGTGTGTAAAATGATACACAGACAAACCACATATATCATCTCGCATACTTGAGTCAAAGGTGCAGGGGTCTGTTCAACATTCAGAATTGTTTGTTCCTGTTTGTAGGCCATGAAGCAGGACTTGGTGATGCCGGTAGTGAAGACTGAAGGTGGGGAGGATTATACAGGAGCTACAGTCATTGAGCCAGAAAAGGGGTGAGTTTGCATCGAGATGCGATACAGCCAaagatacgatacattaaagataaatatgaagcagctactaaTGCGAAAGGATTCCCTCTCATTCAGATCCAATTTCGagttgattcaacacaatgcgattcgatgcaatggaaaaaaaaattatcctaaGCAATTACTGCAGTACAGATAGTTTGCTttaatttctttggttcagacaatcagccaatcaggtgacttctaatgcatgacccttttacaaacaggcctttatagtgcagaaaataaaagattaaaactttattttcctGTTTAGTCTCCaggcagctctacctctgccatgctGATCTGTATTCTGCATGACTCTCGGGACACGACTCGGTCTATGTAGTGACGTGacacgtcatattcacgtaacAGATAATGCACTcaagaaacagtttagtgaggagaaatcaatctacatatcaaatattggtcacaaattatagGTCCCTTTTAAATAAGTATTGTACATGCACTAatatttatatctaaataaatctttaattttatgctaaaaacgatgcatcacgatacaaatgccaactttttAAAAccgatgcatcacattgttaacttgtgtgtgtgtgtgtgtgtacaggtacTACAGTGTACCGATTACCACTCTGGATTTTTCCTCGCTGTACCCATCAATTATGATGGCTCATAACCTGTGTTACACAACACTTCTGCAGAAGGGCCAAGCAGAGAAACTGGGgtgagggatgtgtgtgtgtgtgtgtgtgtgtgtgtgtgtgtgcaagacaCTTTTTGTGTATACATCCACCACCAGTGCCACTTTGTTAATGTCATGATCATAGGTTGAGTATTAATTTGTTGTAGAATGctgtattattaaataatctctgcattgtgtgtgttctcagtCTCTCTTCAGACGACTTCATTAAGACACCTACAGGAGATTATTTTGTCAAAAGCTCTGTGAGGAAGGGCCTCCTCCCCGAGATCCTGGAGAACCTCCTGAGTGCTCGTAAGAGGTGAGAACAAACCTAaaccctattttttttttgtaaaagagtCTCGTCAGCACTCGCTGCTCTCTGGCTTTAACCTGAAAATAAGCAGGATTTTTATGTtttggaattgtttttttgGGCTGAAATGAATTTCTGGGTACACCATTGCCAGCACATGACATAATAGGTTTCTAAATCGATTTTTGATGGGAGTGATGTACATCACATGGTGTTTCACTGTTGCATTTATGGGAATGCAAATGAAGATTTTGTCAGATGGATGAATAGGCAGGTGGATAGGCAGAAGGATGGATAGACCGATAGGCAGCTGGTCACaaggatagataaataaataaatggatggatggatgggcagATGGGCACAagaatagatggatgaatggatggatggatatactgtagatagataagcagaaggatggatggacggatggatggatggatggatggatatatggcTGGACggatagacagatggatggatatagATAGATGGGCAGAAGAATAGATAGATGGGCACATGGATGGACGGATAGACAGATGGGCATAGATGGGCACaaggatggatgggtggatggatgaacaCAGTCCACTAAACCAGGACTTGATTAAGTGGTGTACGTGTTCACTGTTTGGGTTGTGTGTTCAGGGCAAAGTCCGATCTGAAGAAAGAGACCGACCCGTTCAGGAAGCAGGTGTTGGACGGCAGGCAACTGGCTTTAAAGATCAGCGCAAACTCTGTGTACGGTTTCACTGGTGCACAGGTGGGCAAACTGCCCTGTCTGGAGATCTCACAGGTATGTCTCACTCTTATGCACCTGATCAGGAACCTCCAAAGATTAAATGTTGCTTGAAACCcgctgtgttctgtatgtgtgtgtgtgtgtttgtgtgtgtgcgcgcacgccCAGAGTGTTACAGGCTTCGGCAGGCAGATGATCGAACAAACTAAGCAGCTTGTGGAATCCAAATACACTGTTGCTAACGGATGTAACGCTGATGCCAAGGTAATGCACTCGGTCACACTGGTTTTTGAGGGAGAACCAAGCACTCTGTGAACGTTGACTTAGAATTGTGTGTTTAGGTGATCTATGGAGACACAGACTCTGTTATGGTGAAACTGGGAGTGGACACCGTGCAGAAGGCGATGGACGTAGGGAAGGAGGCGGCTGAGTGGGTGTCCTCACACTTTGTCCCACCAATCAAGCTGGAGTTTGAGAAGGTACATTGTTATGGTTGCACTTGTAACTGCAGGGTGCTTATTAGATCAGGGTTCAGGTTTATAAACAAACAGCTCTTCAGCTGTGAGGTAAAGGAGGACAGCTGTTACTTAACCCTGATTCATCATCTCCTGCTTCTGAGGCACTGCAAAGGTTTGCAAAGATGATAGTTTCACCTCTTGTGGCCTTTGGAAGCACTTTTTACAAGCgctggcatttttttttctgttcatctcTGTGTATATCTCTGCAATAGCACCACCAGCTGGAGAATCCAGATACTGTTTCTCTGACCTACATAAAACGCAAAAGAATAATATTTCAGGCACTATACTATAAATCTTTTTCCTGTACGGAGTCGCCACAGTGACACCGCGCTAaatctagtttctttttttatacccttGCATTTTTGTGTACATATTCAACTTCACCGGGCCAAGATTTCCACTATTTTGTGTTACATTTGgtaataaacaattatttagtGCGCTACGGGTGAACAAACATTTGCACCCAAAGTCAACAAATCTGTTTCTCCTCTCACTGTCTCTTGCTCTTTGTCTCTGTAACTTTCTCTGTTCTTTGACTTCTATGTTtctcatcatatttttttaaggaatactttattgatctcaTAGGGAAATTATTTGatgtaggaagctggggtcagagcacagtaTCAGCAATGTTAcagtgggttaagggccttcccaAAGGACCCtaagagtggcagattggtgatACTAGGGCTTAAACCTCTGACCTTCCAGTAACCAATCTGTCacttctttatctttttctgctctctctct
Coding sequences within:
- the pold1 gene encoding DNA polymerase delta catalytic subunit; translated protein: MEFKRRNGGPSGGGGSQAKKGKMGSEWEDSPSLFEEELALFDEMEMEMESREGQAGHDVIPVGDLFSADLNPRWRRPAPAPLQPDEDTLIFQQVDLDYYLGSAVAGMPGQSQGKVPVVRMFGVTDAGNSVCCHIHGFAPYFYVPAPAGFTNDHLVEFQKELNSAVLKDMRSNKDNISVTVLAVDVTRKESMYGYHGNRSLDFLRITMAMPRLIAPAKRLLEQGIKFAHFTSQSYAAYEANIDFEIRFMVDAGVVGCCWIELPKGKYKLREEKSVGETDSREPGKVSLCQYEVDIGWTDLISHPAEGEWQRIAPLRVLSFDIECAGRKGVFPEAEVDPVIQIASMVQRQGEKEPFIRTVFTLQSCSSIVGSQILCFTQEKQLLQSWAEFVRTVDPDIITGYNIQNFDLPYLLNRAAALKVNYFPYLGRMRGIRSVLKDSSFQSKQMGRRENKTVNMEGRVQFDLLQVLLRDYKLRSYTLNAVSFHFLQEQKEDVQHSIITDLQNGNEQTRRRLAVYCLKDAYLPLRLLQKLMCVINYMEMARVTGVPLTYLLSRGQQIKVVSQLLRQAMKQDLVMPVVKTEGGEDYTGATVIEPEKGYYSVPITTLDFSSLYPSIMMAHNLCYTTLLQKGQAEKLGLSSDDFIKTPTGDYFVKSSVRKGLLPEILENLLSARKRAKSDLKKETDPFRKQVLDGRQLALKISANSVYGFTGAQVGKLPCLEISQSVTGFGRQMIEQTKQLVESKYTVANGCNADAKVIYGDTDSVMVKLGVDTVQKAMDVGKEAAEWVSSHFVPPIKLEFEKVYYPYLLINKKRYAGLYFSSSSEHHDKMDCKGIETVRRDNCPLVANLINTCLQKTLIERDPDGAVAHAKEVISDLLCNRIDISQLVITKELTRTAQEYAGKQAHVELAERMRKRDAGSAPNLGDRVPYVIIKAAKGVAAYMKSEDPIYVLENNIPIDTEYYLEQQLSKPLLRIFEPILGETKAESVLLKGDHTRCKTVLTSRVGGLMAFAQKRSTCIGCKAVLKTDTAVCDFCKKKESELYQKEIAHLSVLEERFSRLWTQCQRCQGSLHEDVLCTSRDCPIFYMRKKVQKDLGDQEKLVSRFGW